The bacterium genome includes a window with the following:
- the rpmG gene encoding 50S ribosomal protein L33, translating to MSQERLTKMKCTVCKKIGYFTFKSKEAAKEKLELNKFCKFCRKHTPHKESK from the coding sequence ATGTCACAAGAAAGACTAACAAAGATGAAATGCACGGTTTGCAAAAAAATCGGATATTTTACTTTTAAAAGCAAAGAAGCGGCGAAAGAAAAATTAGAATTGAACAAGTTCTGCAAATTTTGCCGAAAACATACTCCGCACAAAGAATCCAAGTAA
- the uppS gene encoding polyprenyl diphosphate synthase, producing the protein MAEKLKNIPNHIAFIPDGNRRWAANHMMEVWKGHDKGTSVVKEMIKEAVRMKIPHFSFWGSSLDNIAKRSKEEVSYLFKIFKNNFTDLAKDKDIHQNKIRVNVFGRWRELFPEDVKKAIEHAIEVTKEYNEHFFNVFLAYSGIDEMEEAVRKISEEAIKNPKIKITVETIKNYLFTRQLPKVDYLIRTGGDPHLSGGFMMWETADTQLYFLDKYWPDFTVEDFRTAIEEYGRRQRKFGA; encoded by the coding sequence ATGGCAGAGAAATTAAAAAATATTCCAAACCATATTGCTTTTATACCTGATGGCAACCGCCGATGGGCCGCGAATCATATGATGGAAGTTTGGAAAGGGCACGATAAAGGAACTTCAGTCGTTAAAGAGATGATCAAAGAAGCGGTCAGGATGAAAATTCCACATTTTTCTTTTTGGGGTTCTTCTCTGGACAATATTGCCAAGCGCTCAAAAGAAGAAGTTTCATATTTGTTTAAAATATTTAAAAATAATTTTACAGACCTGGCAAAAGACAAAGACATCCATCAGAACAAGATCAGGGTGAATGTTTTCGGCCGATGGCGTGAATTGTTTCCCGAAGATGTTAAGAAAGCGATTGAACACGCGATAGAGGTGACCAAAGAATACAATGAACATTTTTTTAATGTTTTTCTGGCATATAGCGGAATTGATGAAATGGAAGAGGCGGTCAGAAAAATATCGGAAGAAGCGATAAAAAATCCGAAAATAAAAATTACGGTTGAAACGATTAAAAACTATCTTTTTACCAGGCAATTGCCGAAGGTTGATTATTTGATACGAACCGGAGGAGATCCTCATTTGTCGGGGGGGTTTATGATGTGGGAAACTGCGGACACTCAGTTGTATTTTTTGGATAAATATTGGCCGGATTTTACGGTGGAAGATTTTCGCACGGCGATTGAGGAATATGGCAGGCGGCAAAGAAAATTTGGCGCATAA